A stretch of the Pedobacter sp. MC2016-14 genome encodes the following:
- a CDS encoding glycosyl hydrolase 115 family protein: MKRTTVTATLLLGYVLSFAAVTDPFIAKKYSSGSFTVATKGRVSPIVISDNEWPGVTRAVRDLQTDLQKVTGLTPELLVNKSAGKALIIGTIGQSKVIDQLVANRKIDVAGIAGSWERTLIEVVINPMPGVDSALVIAGSDKRGTIYGIYELSHQVGVSPWYYWADVPVKKSENLFVIGGRHVIASPAVKYRGIFLNDEAPALSGWAKMQFGGFNHQFYEKVFELILRLKGNYLWPAMWGSAFNDDDKLNPVMADEYGVVMGTSHHEPLSRAHDEWKRYKGGKWNYDQNPEQLKAFWETGLKRIADKEQIITVGMRGDGDEPMAEGTATTLLEKIVKDQRSIIEKVTKKPASQTPQIWALYKEVQDYYDKGMRVPDDVTLLLSDDNWGNIRKLPKLGEPARTGGYGIYYHFDYVGDPRNYKWVNTNPIQKIWEQMNLAYEHNANQIWIVNVGDLKPMEFPIEFFLDYAWSPDAIPAEKLKQYGIDWAARQFGETYAIEIAAIQDLYLKYNARRKPELLDENTYSLLNYQEFEQVVTDFNVLEERARLVYNRIPADQKDAFYQLIMHPVEASANLNALYLAVAKNHLYAKQGRSATNLLAEKARNLYQRDAEISNYYNKVMANGKWNHMMDQTHIGYTYWQQPDSNSMPKIFTIAAGKNAMGLSIEGTDLAWFGKAKVNIPFPTFNYYSNQSHYLELFHTGVGKLGYDIKAPAYVTLNALKGTLDTGKRIWLKVDWLKAPPGKTETSILVTGSDGSKITLPVTIDNNRFADQKISGFVAQNGYVSMEAVHYSKAVNSRPVFWKTIPGYGKTEGGMIATPVTIQPQKLDSSSAHLEYVVYLNQTGTFKLHSYISPTIDFTNTDGLKFAVSVDDATPIMINISADYKTPAAWEKSVANSIKIFETSLTIDKPGKHVLKYWMVNPGVVLQKLVLDLGGLKPSYLGPPETFYTETNYNP, encoded by the coding sequence ATGAAAAGAACCACCGTTACGGCAACTTTGCTGTTGGGGTATGTACTTAGCTTTGCAGCAGTAACGGACCCTTTTATCGCCAAAAAATACAGTTCAGGTAGTTTTACCGTAGCAACAAAAGGTAGGGTTAGCCCTATTGTGATTAGTGATAACGAGTGGCCTGGCGTTACCCGGGCTGTAAGGGATCTGCAAACAGATTTGCAGAAGGTTACCGGACTTACCCCAGAGCTTTTAGTAAACAAGAGTGCTGGCAAGGCCCTTATTATAGGAACCATTGGCCAAAGTAAGGTAATTGACCAGCTGGTTGCTAACCGTAAAATAGATGTTGCTGGCATTGCCGGAAGCTGGGAGCGTACTTTAATTGAAGTGGTTATAAATCCAATGCCCGGTGTAGATAGTGCCCTGGTAATTGCGGGCAGTGATAAGCGTGGAACAATTTATGGAATTTATGAGTTGTCTCATCAGGTTGGGGTATCACCCTGGTATTATTGGGCCGACGTACCGGTAAAAAAGAGCGAAAATTTATTCGTTATTGGCGGGAGACATGTCATTGCCTCGCCTGCGGTTAAATACCGGGGCATATTCTTAAACGATGAAGCGCCTGCTTTATCTGGATGGGCTAAAATGCAGTTTGGTGGCTTTAACCATCAGTTTTACGAAAAAGTATTTGAGTTGATCCTGCGTTTAAAAGGTAATTACTTATGGCCTGCCATGTGGGGAAGTGCATTTAATGATGATGATAAGTTGAATCCGGTAATGGCCGATGAATACGGAGTGGTTATGGGTACATCACATCATGAGCCGCTAAGCCGGGCGCATGACGAGTGGAAAAGATATAAGGGTGGAAAATGGAATTACGACCAGAACCCGGAGCAATTAAAGGCTTTTTGGGAAACTGGCTTAAAAAGAATAGCAGATAAAGAACAAATTATAACAGTGGGTATGCGTGGTGATGGCGATGAGCCAATGGCAGAAGGTACAGCTACCACCTTACTGGAAAAAATAGTTAAGGACCAACGCAGCATTATTGAAAAGGTGACTAAAAAACCAGCCTCGCAAACACCTCAGATTTGGGCATTATATAAAGAGGTTCAGGATTACTATGACAAAGGGATGCGTGTACCAGATGATGTTACCCTTTTACTTAGCGACGACAACTGGGGAAACATCCGTAAGCTGCCGAAACTTGGAGAACCTGCCAGAACTGGCGGATATGGTATTTATTACCACTTTGATTATGTGGGGGACCCAAGAAATTACAAATGGGTAAATACAAACCCTATTCAAAAGATTTGGGAGCAGATGAACCTGGCCTATGAACACAATGCAAACCAAATTTGGATTGTAAACGTGGGCGACCTTAAGCCGATGGAGTTTCCGATAGAATTTTTCCTGGATTATGCCTGGTCACCCGATGCCATTCCTGCGGAAAAGTTAAAACAATATGGTATAGATTGGGCAGCAAGACAATTTGGAGAAACCTATGCCATAGAGATAGCCGCAATTCAGGATTTATACCTCAAATACAATGCTAGAAGAAAGCCTGAGTTATTGGATGAAAATACGTATAGCTTGCTTAATTATCAAGAGTTTGAGCAGGTGGTTACAGATTTCAATGTATTGGAAGAGCGTGCGCGCTTAGTATATAACCGCATTCCTGCAGATCAGAAAGATGCGTTTTACCAGCTGATTATGCATCCTGTTGAAGCAAGTGCTAACTTAAATGCATTGTATTTGGCTGTCGCCAAAAATCACCTATATGCTAAACAGGGTAGAAGTGCAACAAATTTACTAGCTGAGAAGGCCAGAAATCTTTATCAAAGAGATGCGGAGATCAGCAACTATTACAATAAAGTAATGGCAAACGGTAAATGGAACCACATGATGGATCAGACGCATATCGGTTACACGTATTGGCAACAACCTGATTCCAATTCCATGCCTAAAATTTTTACCATTGCAGCTGGTAAAAATGCAATGGGATTATCTATAGAAGGAACTGATCTTGCCTGGTTTGGAAAAGCTAAGGTTAACATACCATTCCCAACTTTTAATTATTATTCCAATCAGTCACATTACCTTGAGCTCTTTCATACAGGGGTGGGCAAGCTAGGCTATGATATTAAAGCGCCGGCTTACGTTACATTAAATGCGTTAAAGGGTACTTTGGATACTGGAAAAAGGATTTGGTTGAAGGTTGACTGGCTGAAGGCTCCTCCAGGAAAAACAGAAACGTCAATTTTAGTAACCGGCAGTGATGGTTCTAAAATTACGCTGCCCGTAACGATAGACAACAATAGGTTTGCAGATCAAAAAATCAGCGGCTTTGTAGCTCAAAACGGATATGTTTCTATGGAGGCAGTACACTATTCAAAAGCGGTAAATTCAAGACCAGTATTTTGGAAAACTATTCCAGGTTATGGCAAGACCGAAGGGGGTATGATTGCAACGCCAGTTACTATACAGCCGCAAAAGCTTGATTCCAGTTCTGCACACCTGGAGTATGTTGTTTATTTAAATCAGACCGGGACATTTAAGCTGCATAGCTATATATCTCCAACAATTGATTTTACAAATACAGATGGATTAAAATTTGCCGTATCTGTAGACGATGCCACACCCATTATGATTAACATTAGTGCCGATTACAAAACCCCTGCAGCATGGGAGAAGTCGGTAGCCAATAGCATCAAAATATTTGAAACATCGTTGACAATTGATAAACCTGGGAAACATGTTCTCAAATACTGGATGGTTAATCCCGGTGTTGTTTTGCAGAAGCTGGTGCTGGATCTTGGTGGCTTGAAACCATCTTACTTGGGTCCGCCGGAAACCTTTTATACAGAAACCAATTATAATCCTTAA
- a CDS encoding glycoside hydrolase family 43 protein yields MMNQLKQSGIWMAMAIALTSACQQSSTKTVQTVQKDTVVKSKFLSEPLIKEIYTADPSAHVFDGKIYIYPSHDVESGITENDNGDHFDMKDYHILSMDSISGTVKDHGVALSVKDIPWAGRQLWAPDAAYKNGTYYLYFPVKDKNDVFRIGVATAKNPAGPFKAEPKPMEGSLSIDPAVFTDTDGNSYMYFGGIWGGQLQRWNNGKYDANGSKTDSGKEEEPAIPAKVAKLSKDMLSFDGGVKDIQILDKAGKPLLTKDHDRRFFEGSWMHKYNGKYYFTYSTGDTHFLASAVGDSPYGPFTYQGTFMNPVQGWTTHHSIIEVKGKWYIFYHDTEISNKTHLRNIKVTELSHNGDGTIKLIEPIVK; encoded by the coding sequence ATGATGAATCAATTGAAGCAATCTGGCATATGGATGGCCATGGCTATCGCCCTAACAAGTGCTTGTCAGCAAAGTAGCACTAAAACCGTGCAGACGGTTCAAAAAGATACTGTAGTTAAATCTAAGTTTCTTTCTGAGCCACTAATTAAAGAGATATATACCGCAGATCCATCTGCTCATGTTTTTGATGGCAAGATTTACATTTATCCATCGCATGACGTGGAATCTGGAATTACGGAAAATGATAACGGAGATCATTTTGACATGAAAGATTACCACATTCTTTCTATGGATAGTATTTCCGGAACCGTAAAGGATCATGGTGTAGCATTAAGTGTTAAGGATATTCCCTGGGCGGGTCGTCAGCTTTGGGCTCCGGATGCGGCTTATAAAAATGGTACGTATTACCTATATTTTCCCGTTAAGGATAAAAATGACGTATTTAGAATTGGCGTAGCTACAGCTAAAAATCCTGCAGGCCCATTTAAAGCGGAACCTAAACCTATGGAAGGTAGTTTAAGTATAGATCCGGCAGTGTTTACCGATACGGATGGCAATAGCTATATGTACTTTGGCGGTATCTGGGGCGGACAACTTCAGCGTTGGAATAATGGAAAATATGACGCGAATGGATCTAAAACAGATTCAGGAAAAGAAGAAGAGCCTGCAATTCCGGCTAAGGTGGCCAAGCTGAGTAAAGATATGTTAAGTTTTGACGGTGGCGTAAAAGACATTCAGATCCTGGATAAAGCTGGTAAACCATTGCTGACTAAAGATCATGACAGACGTTTTTTTGAGGGCAGCTGGATGCACAAGTACAATGGTAAATACTATTTTACATACTCTACAGGCGACACTCATTTTCTGGCTTCGGCAGTAGGAGATAGTCCTTACGGCCCTTTCACTTATCAGGGAACCTTTATGAATCCTGTGCAGGGCTGGACCACTCACCACTCCATCATAGAGGTAAAAGGCAAGTGGTATATTTTTTATCACGATACCGAGATCTCCAATAAAACACATTTAAGAAATATCAAAGTAACTGAATTATCGCACAATGGGGATGGCACGATCAAATTGATTGAACCAATAGTAAAATAA
- a CDS encoding LacI family DNA-binding transcriptional regulator, translating to MQKKEITIYDLAEKLNISATTVSRGLQDHPAINKKTKKKIFDLATELGYRSNKFASNLRKQKTNTIGVIVPRLDSLFISSVLSGIEKLLNNSGYNLIISQSFEHETKEKTNALTMFNSRVDGLIVSLAADTRDYSHFDTMISKNIPVIFFDRIAEGLKATKVVIDNFKAGYNATAHLLEQGCKSILHLTGNVERNVYKDRFEGYKRALQDHNIAFDPELFISNELTEQAVQEAISEVLKRDKLPDGLFTTNDSSAAFALTLFKAAGLRVPEDIAIIGFNNDLISRVTEPAISTINYPGNEMGENIARILINHLDGQGDLSFTSTVILNTELIVRASSSRKK from the coding sequence ATGCAAAAAAAGGAAATCACAATTTATGATCTGGCAGAGAAGCTGAATATCTCTGCCACTACCGTAAGCAGGGGTTTACAGGATCATCCTGCTATTAATAAAAAGACAAAGAAAAAGATCTTTGATCTGGCAACGGAACTGGGCTATCGCTCTAATAAATTTGCGAGTAATTTACGTAAGCAAAAAACAAATACAATAGGTGTAATTGTTCCACGCCTGGACAGTCTTTTTATCTCCTCTGTTTTATCAGGAATAGAAAAGCTTTTGAACAATTCAGGCTATAATCTCATCATTAGCCAGTCTTTTGAACATGAAACCAAGGAAAAGACAAATGCTTTGACCATGTTTAACAGTCGTGTAGATGGCCTTATTGTTTCTCTGGCTGCTGATACCAGAGATTATAGTCATTTTGATACGATGATCAGCAAAAACATTCCTGTTATTTTCTTTGATCGTATTGCAGAAGGACTTAAAGCAACTAAAGTTGTGATCGATAATTTCAAGGCTGGCTATAACGCAACTGCACATCTATTGGAGCAGGGTTGCAAATCTATCTTGCACCTTACCGGTAATGTAGAAAGGAATGTTTATAAAGATCGTTTTGAGGGCTATAAACGTGCTTTGCAAGATCACAATATTGCATTTGACCCGGAATTGTTTATCTCAAATGAACTAACGGAGCAGGCTGTACAAGAGGCGATATCGGAGGTGTTGAAACGTGATAAATTACCTGATGGCCTATTTACAACCAATGATTCTTCTGCTGCTTTTGCCTTAACTTTATTTAAGGCAGCCGGGCTAAGGGTTCCTGAAGATATTGCCATCATCGGTTTTAATAATGACCTGATTTCACGGGTTACAGAACCTGCCATCAGTACCATTAACTATCCCGGTAATGAAATGGGAGAAAATATCGCCAGAATTTTAATCAATCATTTAGATGGTCAGGGAGATTTGAGCTTTACCAGTACGGTTATTCTTAATACGGAACTTATAGTGAGGGCCTCTTCCAGCAGAAAAAAATAA
- a CDS encoding DUF5597 domain-containing protein, translating into MIKNSFLLFIFLLFSAANLFAQPYLKVQGSTRQLYVADKPYLILAGELGNSSSSNTNYMKPIWGKVKSLHANTILAPVYWELIEPEEGKFNMDLVNDLIVNARKNDMKLIFLWFGAWKNSMSCYAPYWVKTDQKRFPRATDKNGIAQDILSPFSENSLNSDVKAFEALMSFIKKVDSKEQTVLMIQVENEIGMLPEARDHSPLADVAFKKPVPPALFDYLKKNRTALMPEFNSLWAKNGSKTGGTWEEVFGKSLATDEIFMAWYYADFINRLAQAGKRKYNLPMYLNAALNYKREAKPGEYPSAGPLPHLMDIWKAAAKSIDMLSPDFYNPDFKYWNDLYVRGGNTLFIPEIRFEQGVGAKAFYAIGHYDSMGFSPFSIENGDEKMNADISGAYKLLEQLAPIVLEHQGKGTINGVLFDKTNTKQELRLGDYIFSFSHDLNLGWSAKAKDEVWPITGGLIIQLAADEFIIAGTGIVATFKPLKEKSRAGIASIDEGVFEEGKWMPGLRMNGDQNHQGRHLRIPEGDYSIQKIKLYTYQ; encoded by the coding sequence ATGATAAAAAATTCTTTCCTTTTGTTCATCTTTCTGCTTTTTTCGGCAGCAAACTTATTCGCTCAACCCTATTTAAAAGTTCAGGGGAGTACCAGACAGCTTTACGTGGCAGACAAGCCCTATCTAATTTTGGCTGGTGAACTGGGAAACTCCAGTTCTTCTAATACAAATTACATGAAACCGATATGGGGCAAAGTAAAGAGCTTACACGCCAATACCATTTTGGCACCAGTTTACTGGGAACTGATAGAGCCGGAAGAAGGAAAATTCAATATGGATCTCGTTAATGATTTGATTGTAAATGCCAGGAAGAATGACATGAAGCTCATCTTTTTATGGTTTGGCGCCTGGAAAAATAGCATGTCTTGTTATGCGCCTTATTGGGTAAAAACAGATCAAAAAAGGTTTCCCCGGGCAACCGATAAAAATGGTATTGCACAAGATATATTGAGCCCGTTTTCTGAAAACAGTTTAAACTCGGATGTAAAGGCTTTTGAGGCGTTAATGAGTTTTATAAAAAAGGTGGACAGCAAAGAGCAGACGGTGTTGATGATTCAGGTAGAGAATGAAATAGGGATGTTACCGGAAGCCAGAGACCATAGTCCTCTGGCTGATGTTGCTTTCAAAAAGCCTGTACCCCCTGCTTTATTCGATTACCTCAAAAAGAACAGAACGGCCCTGATGCCTGAGTTTAATTCATTATGGGCAAAAAATGGATCCAAAACCGGGGGGACATGGGAAGAGGTATTTGGGAAAAGCCTGGCCACCGATGAAATTTTTATGGCCTGGTACTATGCTGATTTTATCAATAGGCTTGCGCAGGCAGGGAAGAGAAAATATAACTTACCCATGTATTTAAATGCTGCACTGAACTATAAAAGGGAAGCAAAACCTGGAGAGTACCCCAGTGCAGGACCGTTACCGCATTTAATGGATATTTGGAAGGCTGCGGCAAAAAGTATAGATATGTTATCCCCTGATTTTTATAATCCGGATTTTAAATATTGGAACGACCTCTATGTACGCGGAGGCAACACCTTATTTATTCCCGAGATTAGGTTTGAACAGGGTGTTGGAGCTAAGGCATTTTATGCCATTGGGCATTACGATTCCATGGGGTTTTCGCCTTTCTCCATTGAAAATGGCGATGAAAAAATGAATGCAGATATTTCTGGTGCTTATAAGCTTCTGGAGCAGTTGGCGCCAATTGTTCTTGAACACCAGGGTAAAGGAACAATTAACGGAGTGCTTTTCGATAAAACGAATACCAAACAAGAGCTTCGCTTAGGAGATTATATTTTTTCATTCTCCCACGATTTAAATTTGGGCTGGTCGGCCAAAGCTAAGGATGAGGTCTGGCCAATTACTGGCGGATTAATTATTCAACTTGCTGCCGATGAATTTATCATTGCCGGAACCGGTATTGTAGCCACTTTTAAGCCTTTAAAGGAAAAGTCCAGAGCTGGAATTGCCAGTATAGATGAAGGCGTTTTTGAAGAGGGAAAATGGATGCCAGGTTTAAGGATGAATGGCGACCAAAACCATCAGGGAAGACATTTGAGGATTCCTGAAGGAGATTATAGTATTCAAAAAATTAAACTTTATACCTATCAATAA
- a CDS encoding glycoside hydrolase family 10 protein, whose amino-acid sequence MFKNIVYAALVATISITTSLYGQMPAKINPKREFRGVWVATVANIDWPSKPGLSADQQKQELIGLLELHKSNGMNAVMLQVRPTADAFYSKSREPWSRYLMGKQGVAPAPGYDPLAFAIKEAHFRGMELHAWFNPYRATMGANEVVSPDHMTNKRPELFFTYGGKKQFDPGLPEVREYIVQVVLDVVKGYDVDGIHFDDYFYPYQIAGQRINDANTFSKYGADFANIADWRRNNVDVLIKTLDDSIHHYKKHVKFGISPFGIWRNFREDSLGSKTSGMSNYEELFADSRKWVKEGWVDYINPQVYFSFTRKAAPFDTLVNWWSNNTFGRHLYIGQAAYLVNQKAEAAWRLPAQIPDQIRYIRNNNRVQGSVFFSSKSFTTVARALNDSLKNNLYKYPALPPQMPWLDDVVPNAPQSFSAEVMKDGVHLKWDQPLKAKDGETASGYVIYRFNEGEKPGILDPRYILKISFEDFTSFIDTSVEKGKRYNYLLTALDRLKNESDPSGPVGVQF is encoded by the coding sequence ATGTTTAAAAACATTGTTTATGCAGCTCTTGTTGCAACAATTTCTATCACGACTTCTTTGTATGGGCAAATGCCTGCAAAAATTAATCCAAAACGCGAATTCAGAGGCGTTTGGGTAGCAACCGTAGCAAATATAGACTGGCCTTCCAAGCCCGGCTTATCAGCTGATCAGCAAAAACAAGAATTAATTGGGCTGCTTGAACTGCACAAAAGCAATGGTATGAATGCCGTTATGCTGCAGGTTAGACCCACCGCTGATGCTTTTTACAGCAAATCCAGGGAGCCCTGGAGCAGGTATTTGATGGGTAAACAAGGTGTGGCCCCGGCTCCCGGTTATGATCCATTGGCTTTTGCAATTAAAGAAGCTCATTTCAGAGGGATGGAATTGCATGCCTGGTTTAATCCTTACAGGGCAACTATGGGTGCAAATGAAGTGGTAAGTCCGGACCACATGACCAATAAAAGGCCAGAGTTGTTCTTTACCTATGGTGGCAAAAAGCAATTTGATCCCGGATTGCCTGAAGTTAGGGAATATATTGTGCAGGTAGTATTGGATGTGGTAAAAGGTTACGACGTGGACGGGATCCATTTTGACGACTACTTTTATCCTTACCAGATTGCTGGACAGCGCATCAATGATGCAAATACCTTTAGTAAATATGGTGCTGATTTTGCAAATATCGCCGACTGGCGCAGGAACAATGTTGATGTGTTAATTAAAACGTTGGATGATAGTATCCATCACTATAAAAAGCATGTCAAATTCGGTATTAGTCCCTTTGGCATCTGGAGAAACTTTAGGGAGGATAGTCTGGGTTCAAAAACAAGCGGAATGTCTAATTATGAGGAATTATTTGCCGATTCAAGGAAATGGGTAAAAGAAGGATGGGTAGACTACATCAATCCGCAGGTATATTTTAGCTTTACCAGAAAAGCCGCTCCTTTTGATACTTTGGTAAACTGGTGGAGCAACAATACATTTGGAAGGCATTTATACATTGGGCAAGCTGCTTATCTGGTTAACCAGAAAGCGGAAGCAGCATGGCGTTTACCTGCTCAGATTCCAGACCAGATTCGTTACATCAGGAACAATAACCGGGTACAGGGAAGTGTGTTTTTTAGCTCAAAATCGTTTACCACAGTTGCCCGCGCACTAAATGACTCCTTAAAAAATAACCTTTATAAATACCCGGCACTGCCCCCTCAAATGCCCTGGCTGGATGATGTGGTCCCTAATGCACCGCAAAGCTTTAGCGCAGAAGTAATGAAGGATGGTGTTCATCTGAAATGGGACCAGCCTTTAAAAGCTAAAGATGGGGAAACTGCCTCCGGTTATGTAATTTATAGATTTAACGAGGGTGAAAAGCCTGGTATCTTAGACCCCAGGTATATTTTGAAAATTAGCTTTGAAGATTTTACGTCTTTTATAGATACCAGTGTAGAAAAAGGTAAAAGGTACAACTACCTTTTAACGGCATTAGACAGGTTAAAAAATGAGAGCGATCCAAGCGGCCCGGTTGGTGTACAGTTTTAA
- a CDS encoding glycoside hydrolase family 43 protein, translating to MRNCFLLFFICLTFETSAQSKFINPVLSGFYPDPSVTKVGPDYYLVNSTFSYFPGIPVFHSKDLKNWKQIGNVIDRPTQMNFLGDAVTRGLFAPSINYRNGTYYVTCTLIDRKGNFVVTAKNPAGPWSDPVWLPQVKGIDPSLFFDTNTAYIVYNSDAPDNKPLYSGHRTIRAYEFDLTTLKVKGEEKQLVNGGVDLSKKPVWIEGPHIFKRADWYYLCAAEGGTSVNHSQVIFRSKSATGPYVPYENNPILTQRNLDPSRKNPITSAGHAELVEGPDGKTYALFLAVRPYEGDFYNTGRETFIAPVKWTKGWPVINPDFEALQYSYPMPFKEVKQKNTAPQNGNFSYRIEFKSSLDPALLFLRTIDSSWYKLDKSNGLTLNLLPETCMGTGNPAFIGKRQQHQVCTASTLLNFSPKNESEKAGMLIFQNEYHFYYLCKSVDKGLEVLQLYKGSPQTKSMDLLSQLAIEKHIGELQLKIEAKNDKYNFYYATAPTQWKTLKEGVDGKFLSTKTAGGFVGSLFALYATSSGQPSTNKASFKWLDYSGDE from the coding sequence ATGAGAAACTGCTTTTTACTATTTTTTATTTGCTTAACATTTGAGACTTCAGCACAGTCTAAATTTATAAATCCTGTTCTTTCAGGGTTCTACCCAGACCCGAGCGTAACCAAAGTAGGCCCAGATTACTATTTGGTCAACTCTACCTTTTCCTACTTTCCCGGCATTCCTGTTTTCCATAGTAAGGACTTAAAAAACTGGAAGCAGATTGGCAACGTTATAGACCGGCCAACACAAATGAATTTTTTGGGCGATGCGGTTACCAGGGGCTTATTTGCACCTTCCATCAACTATCGTAACGGAACTTACTATGTAACCTGTACACTGATTGACCGCAAGGGCAATTTTGTAGTTACCGCAAAAAATCCAGCTGGTCCCTGGAGTGATCCCGTGTGGCTGCCCCAGGTAAAAGGAATTGACCCCTCTTTGTTTTTTGACACCAACACGGCATACATTGTTTACAACAGCGACGCCCCAGATAACAAGCCTCTATATAGTGGACACCGCACCATAAGGGCATATGAATTTGACCTCACAACATTAAAAGTTAAAGGCGAAGAAAAACAGTTGGTAAATGGTGGGGTAGACTTAAGTAAAAAACCTGTTTGGATAGAAGGCCCACACATCTTCAAAAGAGCCGACTGGTATTATTTATGTGCTGCAGAAGGTGGTACATCCGTAAACCATTCGCAAGTAATTTTTAGAAGTAAATCAGCCACAGGACCATATGTTCCCTACGAAAACAACCCAATACTAACCCAGCGAAATTTAGATCCCAGCCGTAAAAACCCCATAACTTCTGCTGGTCATGCTGAACTTGTGGAAGGACCGGATGGGAAAACTTATGCCTTATTTTTAGCTGTAAGACCATATGAAGGTGACTTCTACAACACAGGCAGAGAAACATTTATTGCACCAGTAAAATGGACAAAGGGATGGCCAGTTATAAATCCCGACTTCGAGGCACTGCAGTACAGTTATCCTATGCCATTTAAAGAAGTAAAACAAAAAAATACAGCTCCGCAGAATGGGAATTTCAGTTATAGGATTGAGTTTAAATCGTCCCTGGATCCTGCACTTTTATTTTTAAGAACCATAGACAGCAGCTGGTATAAGCTGGATAAAAGTAATGGATTAACTTTAAATCTATTGCCAGAAACCTGCATGGGTACAGGAAATCCTGCCTTTATTGGAAAACGCCAGCAACACCAGGTTTGCACAGCCAGCACTTTATTGAACTTTAGCCCAAAAAACGAAAGTGAAAAAGCAGGAATGCTCATCTTCCAGAATGAATATCATTTCTATTACCTCTGCAAATCAGTAGACAAAGGACTTGAGGTATTGCAGCTTTATAAAGGAAGCCCGCAGACCAAATCAATGGACTTGCTGAGTCAATTAGCCATTGAAAAACACATAGGGGAGCTTCAATTAAAAATTGAAGCCAAAAATGATAAGTACAATTTTTATTATGCAACTGCACCTACGCAATGGAAAACGTTAAAAGAAGGAGTTGATGGCAAATTTTTAAGTACCAAAACGGCGGGTGGTTTTGTTGGCTCCCTATTTGCGTTGTATGCCACCTCATCTGGACAACCATCGACAAATAAAGCTTCTTTTAAATGGCTTGACTACAGTGGAGATGAATAA